Proteins from one Burkholderia oklahomensis C6786 genomic window:
- a CDS encoding NAD(P)/FAD-dependent oxidoreductase, with the protein MHSKVVIVGGGVIGSATAYFLRTMDPGISVTVIERDPTYARASSALSAASIRQQFSTPLSIRMSLFGIEFLRSLGERLAVDGERPSIDLHEGGYLFLATPAGDATLRENHALQTSLGAQIRYLPRDALAATFPWLSTDDLAAGCYGERGEGWFDGYGLVQALRKKARALGAQYVSADVTGARVDGRRVTQLLAGDGHAYDCDAMVNAAGPWARTIAAFVGVDLPVHARRRSIFNVTSPAVLPRCPLVVDPSGVYFRPEGASFICGAAPPPERDFDDLPLDDVDHALFDDLIWPTLAQRVPQFEALRVARSWSGYYEYNVLDQNAIIGPHPDVDNCIFANGFSGHGLQQGPATGRGVAELILHGRYASLDLSPLGFERVLAGRPIVEKNVV; encoded by the coding sequence ATGCATTCGAAAGTCGTCATCGTCGGCGGCGGCGTGATCGGCAGCGCAACCGCCTATTTCCTGCGCACGATGGACCCCGGCATCTCCGTGACCGTCATCGAGCGCGATCCGACCTATGCGCGCGCATCGTCCGCGCTGTCCGCGGCGTCGATCCGCCAGCAGTTCTCGACGCCGCTGTCGATCCGGATGTCGCTCTTCGGAATCGAGTTCCTGCGCTCGCTCGGCGAGCGGCTCGCGGTCGACGGCGAGCGCCCGTCGATCGATCTGCACGAAGGCGGCTACCTGTTTCTCGCGACGCCGGCGGGCGACGCGACGCTGCGCGAGAACCACGCGCTGCAGACGTCGCTCGGCGCGCAGATCCGCTATCTGCCCCGCGACGCGCTCGCCGCGACGTTCCCGTGGCTTTCCACCGACGATCTCGCGGCCGGCTGCTACGGCGAACGCGGCGAAGGCTGGTTCGACGGCTACGGGCTCGTGCAGGCGCTGCGCAAGAAGGCGCGCGCGCTCGGCGCGCAGTACGTGAGCGCGGACGTGACGGGCGCGCGCGTCGACGGACGCCGCGTCACGCAACTGCTGGCAGGCGACGGCCACGCATACGACTGCGACGCGATGGTCAACGCGGCCGGGCCGTGGGCGCGCACGATCGCGGCGTTCGTCGGCGTCGACCTGCCCGTCCATGCGCGCCGCCGCAGCATCTTCAACGTGACGTCGCCGGCCGTGCTGCCGCGCTGCCCGCTCGTCGTCGATCCGAGCGGCGTCTACTTCCGGCCGGAAGGCGCGTCGTTCATCTGCGGCGCGGCGCCGCCGCCCGAGCGCGACTTCGACGATCTGCCGCTCGACGACGTCGACCACGCGCTCTTCGACGACCTGATCTGGCCGACGCTCGCGCAACGCGTGCCGCAGTTCGAAGCGCTGCGGGTCGCGCGCAGCTGGTCCGGCTACTACGAGTACAACGTGCTCGACCAGAACGCGATCATCGGGCCGCATCCGGATGTCGACAACTGCATCTTCGCGAACGGCTTCTCGGGGCACGGGCTGCAGCAAGGGCCGGCGACGGGGCGCGGCGTCGCGGAGCTGATTCTGCATGGACGGTACGCTTCGCTCGACTTGTCGCCGCTCGGCTTCGAGCGCGTGCTGGCAGGACGGCCGATCGTCGAGAAGAACGTCGTGTAA
- a CDS encoding phosphocholine-specific phospholipase C has product MTNQNRRDFLRLAAGTAGAAALQLFPPVIREALAIPANRRTGTIRDIEHVVILMQENRSFDHYFGKLRGVRGFGDPRPLAMQNGKSVFHQPVLLGPAELLPFHPDASNLGMQFLQDLPHGWQDTHGAWNKGRCDRWIANKGTTTMAYLERNDIPFHYQLADAFTICDAYHCSIPSSTDPNRYYMWTGYVGNDGAGGGPVLGNEEAGYGWSTYPETLEQAGVSWKIYQDIGTGLDAAGAWGWTQNPYIGNYGDNSLLYFNQYRNAQPGSPLYDKARTGTNVSAGGTLFDVLQQDVKNGTLPQVSWICAPEAYSEHPNWPANYGAWYVEQVLKVLTSNPDVWSKTALFITYDENDGFFDHVAPPFAPQSRDNGLSTVSTAGEIFPGDAKHMAGPYGLGPRVPMLVVSPWTKGGWVCSQTFDHTSLLQFIEARFNDRYSVRAPNVTPWRRAVCGDLTSAFNFSSPDGSWPQLPDTSGYAPPDRNRHPSYVPVPPVAQSMPKQEAGLRAARALPYELFAFGRIDASTGKFKLTFANTGRAGAAFQVTAANRIDGPWAYTVEARKRLSDEWSTALTLSLYDLTVYGPNGFLCQFRGSTAAALGITANPEVIYGYDVANGNITLRLSNRGRATVRLTVANAYGNDSPRVYELKPGQRINDYWDLRDSHSWYDLTVSDGTPNGFLRRFAGHVETGRPSMSDPLIATV; this is encoded by the coding sequence GCTCGTTCGACCATTACTTCGGCAAGCTGCGCGGCGTGCGCGGCTTCGGCGATCCGCGCCCGCTCGCGATGCAGAACGGCAAGTCGGTGTTCCATCAGCCGGTGCTCCTCGGTCCGGCCGAGCTGCTGCCGTTCCATCCGGACGCGTCCAATCTCGGCATGCAGTTCCTGCAGGACCTGCCGCACGGCTGGCAGGACACGCACGGCGCCTGGAACAAGGGCCGCTGCGACCGCTGGATCGCGAACAAGGGAACGACGACGATGGCGTACCTCGAACGCAACGATATCCCGTTCCACTACCAGCTCGCCGACGCGTTCACGATCTGCGACGCATACCATTGCTCGATCCCGAGCTCGACCGATCCGAACCGCTACTACATGTGGACGGGCTACGTCGGCAACGACGGCGCGGGCGGCGGCCCCGTGCTCGGCAACGAAGAAGCCGGCTACGGCTGGAGCACGTATCCGGAGACGCTCGAACAGGCGGGCGTATCGTGGAAGATCTATCAGGACATCGGCACGGGCCTCGACGCCGCGGGCGCGTGGGGCTGGACGCAGAATCCGTACATCGGTAACTACGGCGACAACTCGCTTCTCTACTTCAACCAGTACCGCAACGCGCAGCCGGGCAGCCCGCTGTACGACAAGGCGCGCACGGGCACGAACGTGAGCGCGGGCGGCACCCTCTTCGACGTGCTGCAGCAGGACGTGAAGAACGGCACGCTGCCGCAGGTGTCGTGGATCTGCGCGCCGGAAGCGTATTCCGAGCATCCGAACTGGCCGGCGAATTACGGCGCGTGGTACGTCGAGCAGGTATTGAAGGTGCTGACGTCGAACCCGGACGTGTGGAGCAAGACCGCGCTCTTCATCACGTACGACGAAAACGACGGTTTCTTCGATCACGTCGCGCCGCCGTTCGCGCCGCAATCGCGCGACAACGGGCTGTCGACGGTGTCGACCGCGGGCGAGATCTTCCCGGGCGACGCGAAGCACATGGCCGGGCCCTACGGGCTCGGGCCGCGCGTGCCGATGCTCGTCGTGTCGCCGTGGACGAAGGGCGGCTGGGTCTGCTCGCAGACGTTCGATCACACGTCGCTGCTGCAATTCATCGAAGCGCGCTTCAACGACCGCTATTCGGTGCGCGCGCCGAACGTGACGCCGTGGCGCCGCGCGGTGTGCGGCGACCTCACGTCCGCGTTCAACTTCTCGAGCCCCGACGGCAGCTGGCCGCAACTGCCCGACACGAGCGGCTACGCGCCGCCCGATCGCAACCGCCATCCGAGCTACGTGCCGGTGCCGCCCGTCGCGCAGTCGATGCCGAAACAGGAAGCGGGCCTGCGCGCCGCTCGCGCGCTGCCGTACGAGCTGTTCGCGTTCGGCCGCATCGACGCGTCGACGGGCAAGTTCAAGCTGACGTTCGCGAACACGGGCCGCGCGGGCGCGGCGTTCCAGGTGACGGCCGCGAATCGCATCGACGGTCCGTGGGCGTACACGGTCGAAGCGCGCAAGCGTCTGTCGGACGAATGGAGCACGGCGCTCACGCTCAGCCTCTACGATCTGACCGTGTACGGCCCGAACGGCTTCCTGTGCCAATTCCGCGGCTCGACCGCGGCGGCGCTCGGCATCACCGCGAACCCGGAAGTGATCTACGGCTACGACGTCGCGAACGGCAACATCACGCTGCGTCTGTCGAACCGCGGCCGCGCGACGGTGCGGCTCACGGTGGCGAACGCGTACGGCAACGACAGCCCGCGCGTCTACGAGCTGAAGCCCGGCCAGCGGATCAACGACTACTGGGATCTGCGCGACAGCCACAGCTGGTACGACCTGACCGTCTCCGACGGCACGCCGAACGGCTTCCTGCGCCGCTTCGCCGGGCACGTCGAGACCGGCCGGCCGAGCATGAGCGATCCGCTGATCGCGACGGTCTGA
- a CDS encoding glycosyltransferase family 4 protein — MRIAQIAPLHEAVPPKLYGGTERVVSYLTEALVEMGHDVTLFASGDSQTSAKLEAVWPQALRLDPTIRDVMAPHMLLLEEVRRRADEFDVLHFHIDYYPFPLFSRQPVPHLTTLHGRLDLPELQPIFNTFDNVPVVSISDNQRVPLPQASWLSTVYHGLPENLLKPIPDVKPGYLAFLGRISPEKRVDTAIRIAEQAGMPIKIAAKLDKADRAYYEEKIKPLFSLPHVEYIGEISEAEKAEFLGNAHALLFPIDWPEPFGLVMIEAMACGTPVIAFKRGSVPEVIDNGVSGFVVEDELSAVAAVKRLHTLPRERVRGAFDARFTSKVMAQNYVKGYEELLRQKRRTVLREVNAG, encoded by the coding sequence ATGCGAATCGCTCAAATCGCTCCGTTGCACGAAGCGGTTCCCCCGAAACTGTACGGCGGTACCGAACGGGTGGTGTCCTATCTGACCGAGGCGCTCGTCGAGATGGGGCATGACGTCACGCTCTTCGCGAGCGGCGATTCGCAGACCTCCGCCAAGCTCGAGGCCGTGTGGCCGCAGGCGCTGCGCCTGGATCCGACGATCCGCGACGTGATGGCGCCGCACATGCTGCTGCTCGAGGAAGTCCGCCGCCGCGCGGACGAATTCGACGTGCTGCACTTCCACATCGACTACTACCCGTTCCCGCTGTTCTCGCGCCAGCCGGTGCCGCATCTGACGACGCTGCACGGCCGTCTCGACCTGCCGGAGCTGCAGCCGATCTTCAACACGTTCGACAACGTGCCCGTCGTGTCGATCTCCGACAACCAGCGCGTGCCGCTCCCGCAGGCGAGCTGGCTGTCGACCGTCTATCACGGCCTGCCGGAAAACCTGCTGAAGCCGATCCCGGACGTGAAGCCGGGCTATCTCGCGTTCCTCGGCCGCATCTCGCCGGAAAAGCGCGTCGACACGGCGATCCGGATCGCCGAGCAGGCCGGCATGCCGATCAAGATCGCGGCGAAGCTCGACAAGGCCGACCGCGCGTACTACGAAGAGAAGATCAAGCCGCTCTTCTCGCTGCCGCACGTCGAGTACATCGGCGAGATCAGCGAAGCCGAGAAGGCCGAGTTCCTCGGCAACGCGCACGCGCTGCTGTTCCCGATCGACTGGCCGGAGCCGTTCGGCCTCGTGATGATCGAGGCGATGGCGTGCGGCACGCCCGTCATCGCGTTCAAGCGCGGCTCGGTGCCTGAAGTGATCGACAACGGCGTGTCGGGCTTCGTCGTCGAGGACGAGCTGTCGGCCGTCGCCGCCGTCAAGCGTCTGCACACGCTTCCGCGCGAGCGGGTGCGCGGCGCGTTCGACGCGCGCTTCACGTCGAAGGTGATGGCGCAGAACTACGTGAAGGGCTACGAAGAGTTGCTGCGCCAGAAGCGCCGCACCGTGCTGCGCGAAGTCAACGCAGGCTGA
- a CDS encoding DUF2214 family protein, with the protein MLTVRWLLAAVHLLAFGFALASIAARNRALRRVAASRQSADLPDVFRADAIWGVSALVLITTGIVRAFGGFEKGGEYYLHAPLFHLKMGALALILVFELVPMMGLIRWRVTARRGMLPDLARAPAYARIGHVQAALVVVIVFAAAGMARGVGL; encoded by the coding sequence ATGTTGACCGTTCGATGGTTGCTCGCCGCCGTTCATCTGCTCGCGTTCGGTTTCGCGCTTGCGTCGATCGCCGCGCGCAACCGCGCGCTGCGCCGCGTCGCCGCGTCGCGGCAGTCCGCCGATCTGCCCGACGTGTTCCGGGCGGACGCGATCTGGGGCGTGTCCGCGCTCGTGCTGATCACGACGGGCATCGTCCGCGCGTTCGGCGGTTTCGAGAAGGGCGGCGAATACTATCTGCACGCGCCGCTCTTTCATCTGAAGATGGGGGCGCTCGCGCTGATCCTCGTGTTCGAGCTGGTTCCGATGATGGGGCTCATCCGCTGGCGCGTCACCGCGCGCCGCGGGATGCTGCCCGACCTCGCACGCGCGCCCGCGTATGCGCGGATCGGCCATGTGCAGGCGGCGCTCGTCGTCGTGATCGTGTTCGCCGCGGCCGGGATGGCGCGCGGCGTCGGGCTCTGA
- a CDS encoding branched-chain amino acid ABC transporter substrate-binding protein, whose protein sequence is MRLRSSLPSLALAAALACGATGAARAADDTPVKVGFAAPLTGVNAGYGKDLQNGVQLALDDARAQKIKIAGKPARFELVVEDDQADPRIGVQAAQSLVDKKVSVVVGHFNSGTTIPASVVYDKAGVPVIDPAATNPVITSRGLANVFMVIATDGQNAGNAGRYAVDVSKAKRIAIVDDRTAFGQGEADEFDKAVKAAGSAIVAREYTSNQAVDFRAQITSLKSKNVDLIFFGGLDSLAANFIKQMKQLGLAAQFVGGGGVKDAEFIKIAGPAAEGAMAWEYGRPLDQLPQGKDFEARFKKRFGVDVLSYAQFGYDATWAAIKAMQAAGSTEPGAYQPALKKIDFEGITGRIAFAGDGSLKSGMSTLYQVKNGAWQTIVTKGG, encoded by the coding sequence ATGAGACTCCGCTCGTCACTGCCCTCCCTCGCCCTCGCCGCCGCGCTCGCGTGCGGTGCAACCGGCGCCGCGCGCGCCGCCGACGACACGCCCGTCAAGGTCGGCTTCGCCGCGCCGCTCACGGGCGTCAACGCGGGCTACGGCAAGGATCTGCAAAACGGCGTGCAGCTCGCGCTCGACGACGCCCGCGCGCAGAAGATCAAGATCGCCGGCAAGCCCGCGCGCTTCGAGCTCGTCGTCGAGGACGACCAGGCCGATCCGCGGATCGGCGTGCAGGCCGCGCAGAGCCTCGTCGACAAGAAGGTGTCGGTCGTCGTCGGCCACTTCAATTCGGGCACGACGATTCCCGCGTCGGTCGTCTACGACAAGGCGGGCGTCCCCGTCATCGATCCGGCCGCGACGAATCCCGTCATCACGTCGCGCGGGCTCGCGAACGTGTTCATGGTGATCGCGACCGACGGCCAGAACGCGGGCAACGCGGGCCGCTATGCGGTCGACGTGTCGAAGGCGAAGCGGATCGCGATCGTCGACGACCGCACCGCGTTCGGCCAGGGCGAAGCCGACGAATTCGACAAGGCCGTGAAGGCCGCGGGCAGCGCGATCGTCGCGCGCGAATACACGAGCAACCAGGCCGTCGACTTCCGTGCGCAGATCACGAGCCTGAAGAGCAAGAACGTCGATCTGATCTTCTTCGGCGGCCTCGATTCGCTCGCCGCGAACTTCATCAAGCAGATGAAGCAGTTGGGCCTCGCCGCGCAATTCGTCGGCGGCGGCGGCGTGAAGGACGCCGAGTTCATCAAGATCGCCGGCCCCGCCGCGGAAGGCGCGATGGCGTGGGAATACGGCCGGCCGCTCGACCAGCTGCCGCAAGGCAAGGACTTCGAGGCGCGCTTCAAGAAGCGATTCGGCGTCGACGTGCTGTCGTACGCGCAGTTCGGCTACGACGCGACGTGGGCCGCGATCAAGGCGATGCAGGCGGCGGGCTCGACCGAACCGGGCGCCTATCAGCCCGCGCTGAAGAAGATCGACTTCGAGGGCATCACCGGCCGCATCGCGTTCGCGGGCGACGGCTCGCTGAAGAGCGGGATGTCGACGCTCTATCAGGTGAAGAACGGCGCGTGGCAGACGATCGTCACGAAGGGGGGCTGA